In Pyricularia oryzae 70-15 chromosome 2, whole genome shotgun sequence, one genomic interval encodes:
- a CDS encoding AGC/PDK1 protein kinase: MNGDLSLSQALGGLRIANPDDAIPSPKSGSLVENTSFAQSSTNQQDRQILADPYSPARAEQTNQSVQGAVNKTDPNLSLNDPADQPFHQPYASESRSPAATPRPSSAIYNSYAYTDPEQILHRTNTDSSAAYRVPSRSASNAGSRPYDPHRISREPSVKDHNGPRQPSSIPSTGAPVPPRRTASKGMGGGYASIPGIPMAAPSSNPELPLPTSSVEWQERGAAVSVKREVDANGRTVMKSVRKGVRDFSFGRVLGEGSYSTVYLATDKQNLKEYAIKVLEKKHIIKEKKIKYVNIEKNTLNRLTEHPGIVRLYYTFQDETSLYYVLDLCSGGELLGVLKKTGTFDIECTRFYGAQILDAIDYMHSRGVIHRDLKPENVLLDDRMHVKITDFGTAKLLPDPRAATAQQMLERGPASARGSDDGRAASFVGTAEYVSPELLTDKSASKASDIWAFGCIIYQLLAGRPPFKGGSEYLTFQKIVGLEYEFPHGFPSTARDLVERCLVLDPNRRLTVEHIRNHEFFDGQYIGKDLWRTKAPRLRPYAPPAQEPDIIRLNGVSSASQQSMNPRGAHPQNHHHNNGAQKASQQPQQPQARRIITELPPPTQLDLDWSPVLTRSNERILKLGDLMVITSPISNSPHGKGEEGHKKLSRFFGGSTTKKRQRLVMVTTSGRIVLAPAGGDEKKTKTEISLLAPDCMWKSQVDVKGQPVWTVDTGGVHYVFEEPKGSQSTDMGKISVDDWIESLERARDYALSQDTLGNHERDNGGFGDMSSSLSSPASTLGGRATYPEYGDGFTVSDRSGRSAVLSKSQASLDQDPVPERKRNRFSKRASKNGLGAAF, translated from the exons ATGAACGGCGACCTCAGCCTTTCTCAGGCCCTGGGTGGTCTGAGGATCGCCAATCCTGACGACGCCATTCCGAGCCCCAAGAGCGGTAGCCTCGTCGAGAATACCTCCTTCGCCCAGTCTTCCACGAATCAACAAGATCGACAAATCCTAGCCGACCCCTATTCGCCAGCCAGGGCCGAGCAGACGAATCAGTCTGTGCAGGGAGCAGTAAACAAAACAGACCCAAACTTGTCGCTGAACGATCCAGCGGACCAGCCATTTCACCAACCATACGCAAGCGAGTCCCGCTCGCCCGCAGCAACTCCTCGCCCGAGCTCCGCAATCTACAATTCCTATGCGTATACCGATCCAGAACAGATTTTGCACAGGACAAACACTGATAGTTCGGCTGCATACCGTGTTCCTTCGAGAAGTGCTTCGAACGCCGGTTCGAGACCGTATGATCCCCATCGGATATCTCGCGAGCCAAGCGTCAAAGATCACAACGGCCCACGCCAGCCTTCATCGATACCCTCTACTGGCGCCCCCGTTCCTCCTCGTCGGACAGCTTCCAAAGGCATGGGAGGGGGATACGCCTCCATACCAGGGATACCGATGGCTGCACCCTCGAGCAACCCCGAACTACCACTCCCGACCAGCAGCGTCGAGTGGCAGGAGCGAGGAGCTGCTGTCAGTGTCAAGAGAGAAGTGGATGCCAATGGAAGGACGGTGATGAAGTCTGTGCGGAAGGGTGTCCGCGACTTTTCCTTTGGCAGGGTCCTCGGCGAGGGCTCCTACAGCACCGTTTACCTAGCTACTGACAAGCAGAACCTCAAAGAGTATGCCATCAAGGTTCTGGAGAAGAAACATATcatcaaggagaagaagataAAATATGTCAACATCGAGAAGAATACTCTCAACAGACTGACAGAACACCCTGGCATCGTGAGACTCTATTACACCTTCCAGGACGAGACATCACTATATTACGTACTGGACCTTTGCTCTGGCGGAGAGCTGCTTGGGGTCTTGAAGAAGACGGGTACGTTCGACATCGAGTGCACAAGATTCTATGGGGCCCAAATACTTGACGCAATCGACTACATGCACTCGAGAGGCGTCATACACCGCGATCTGAAACCGGAAAATGTACTGCTGGACGATCGCATGCACGTCAAGATAACAGATTTCGGGACTGCCAAGCTTCTACCGGACCCTCGTGCAGCAACGGCCCAACAGATGCTGGAGAGAGGTCCAGCAAGCGCGAGAGGCTCGGACGACGGACGGGCGGCATCTTTCGTGGGTACAGCCGAGTATGTCAGTCCCGAGCTACTGACGGACAAGAGCGCCAGCAAGGCTAGCGACATATGGGCCTTTGGCTGTATAATATACCAGCTCCTAGCTGGGAGGCCGCCGTTCAAAGGAGGTAGCGAATACCTCACGTTCCAGAAGATCGTAGGACTCGAGTACGAGTTCCCCCATGGCTTTCCAAGTACTGCCCGAGATCTTGTAGAAAGATGCCTAGTGCTTGACCCAAACAGGAGGCTGACGGTAGAGCACATCCGGAACCACGAGTTTTTCGACGGACAATATATTGGTAAGGATCTGTGGAGGACTAAAGCCCCAAGGCTGAGGCCATATGCTCCTCCTGCTCAGGAGCCTGATATCATTCGTCTAAACGGCGTTTCCTCCGCCTCACAACAATCAATGAACCCCCGTGGTGCACACCCGCAAAACCATCACCATAACAACGGAGCTCAAAAAGCGTCACAGCAACCGCAGCAACCTCAAGCACGGAGGATCATAACAGAGCTGCCGCCACCAACACAACTGGACCTTGATTGGTCACCTGTGTTGACGCGGAGCAACGAGCGCATTCTGAAGCTTGGTGACCTAATGGTGATCACTTCGCCGATATCCAATAGTCCCCATGGCAAGGGAGAAGAGGGACACAAAAAGCTTTCGAGGTTTTTTGGTGGAAGCACCACCAAGAAGAGACAGCGCCTGGTAATGGTGACAACCAGCGGGCGTATCGTACTGGCACCCGCGGGCGGCGATGAGAAGAAAACGAAGACGGAGATCTCACTACTTGCCCCGGACTGCATGTGGAAATCACAGGTGGATGTCAAGGGGCAGCCGGTATGGACCGTTGACACA GGGGGTGTGCACTACGTATTTGAAGAGCCAAAAGGATCACAGTCGACAGATATGGGAAAGATCTCAGTTGATGACTGGATTGAGTCTCTCGAGAGGGCCAGAGATTATGCTCTATCACAAGATACACTTGGAAATCATGAGCGAGACAATGGGGGGTTTGGTGACATGTCATCGTCTTTGTCGAGTCCTGCCAGTACACTGGGGGGGAGAGCAACCTATCCGGAATATGGCGACGGCTTCACAGTCAGCGACAGGTCCGGTCGGTCGGCGGTACTCAGTAAGAGCCAGGCAAGTTTGGACCAGGACCCGGTGCCTGAGAGAAAGCGGAATCGGTTCAGCAAGCGGGCATCTAAAAATGGGCTCGGTGCAGCATTCTAG